The DNA segment ttaacatattttatctTAAGCTTGacaaaataaagtaaaagaCTTTGCATGTAATTATGACAAGTGGTTGATTCTCTTATTTGATAGATTACTAAAATAGTGGATATTTTAAAGAAGCAGAAAATAGTACTTtccattttattttggttatacaCACGGGAGGAAAGGATGCATATTGAGTTTTTGTACCATCAGTTTTGTAGTGCCATCCTTTTTGAAGTGGTATgagtacttttattttatttattaaattttttgctTGAATTGTATGTGCAAgtatatgaataaataaattgttatttCTTGTTATCacatttaaatttagttttaaatagtGTTATTTACAAATCTAACCAGCCAGCGATTTATTACTTGCCAATATTAGTGCTTTCCTAATATTTGGATAATTCAGAAATACAACGTACATTATTCTCTATATATTTTCGGTTACGATAGTAAGTCATCTTAAAAGGGAAATCTTCTTTTCCTAAATATAACAAATTCTGTTTGGGTGGGGGGGAAGTAATTCCTCTTTCTGAGATTTTACTATCTATTAAGCCACATCTACTGAATTAAAAgtacaactagattttgatccgcgatTCGAAAGAGCGGGTATTTTTTTGTTGatctttttgacaaaattttcttgaatttagttcttattaaataaataatttttaagttgttttatcaaaatatttgagTTTGAAGCACCATTTTTATATCCAATCCCGACTCATGGTCGCAACTCGACAACCCAGAATATAATCCAGTtcacatttataaaaaatatgataaatctaATAACAATCCAAAAATTTGCTATTAACCTGTAATACGATACCGATTGATCTCatataaactcaaaaaaaacatgataaaactttttgattaaatttttcatatatttagaaaactaaaattgaataaaattttattatatcattcGAAAAAAtgttaacagaaaaaaaaattgttgatataacagtattagtttatttttgttctaaataaCTTAGTATAAGtttatgttttcagttttaggtttaaaagttaattttataatattttttctttaattatttattatgttaatttttaggtaaaattttaatttggttttacggaatattcaaaaaaaatgttaatttttaggtAAAATTTTTAGGTgtaaaagttaattttataatattttttctttaataattttttatgttaatttttaggtaaaatttttatttggttttacggaatattcaaaaaaaaaattatgatggatgaaaattaaaataaatgatattcaaatatgtatatgatatatggttTACAATATAGTGTTTTATAGCCCTGCGACTTTGCCCCGAACCGAACCAGCCGAACCGAACCGAcatttttggttttcggttcggttatgtTTTTGaaatcggtttggttcggtacgattttaaaaaataattcggttttcggttcggttcggtttttgatttttttttttttggaaaaaccaaaaataaccgaaaatccgaaccgaaattaaccgaaataaccaaaaataaccGAATTTAACCAAAAAATCCGAACGTTTTTAAAAACCTATACCGAATTTACCCGAAAATCATAAAAATtggttatttttggaaatttaggtgaaaaccgaaaataaccgaaaaccgaaccaaaccgaaccaaaatttaattCGGTTACTTTTggaaatagtttttaaaatttcggTTAACCGAAAACTgacggttcggttcggttcggtttcagaAAACCAAAGTCGCAGGCTtagtattttagtttatattagattttttgttatattgaatatatgcataatatttgaatgatttattttgaatattgatacataagttttttaaaaataattagatgttattttgtttgttaatctatacccttttatttcttttagttctgaatgattttgaattacagaaaaaacatagataagtCGTTAATTAGTATAAAAATTTTAGTGCATTTTTAGTATGTTTACTTAGTCCACgtttagaataaatatttattctatgtgatttgattcaaaatttgaaatgaataaatattaaataaccgCTCTTGTATTTGGTAAAATACCATACTGACCTATTATTGTGGGGTAAAGTATAATTAATTTGGTCGATTTTATTGTTAGCTTAAATGTAGGTAAATCccaaaaactaaaagaatattCTGCTATTAATGAATGTTTTATTCTCTGTTAATATTATTgatactatataaaagaagaCATGTTAAATTTCTAACAAATAAGTCCAGCAACCTTTTGTAAGTAGATTTTTCAAGACCGTTTCCCTTTTGATAGAATAGATAAAACAATCTTATTAATTAATaccattttaaattatataaggGTAAAGGATGAATTACTATTGcctaatatttttcattatatttgGCATAGAAAACATCTAAATCTAATATGAGTGttgaatataaattaaatttgtcgccaaaataaataaataaaattttgttacttcaataaaaaaatattcgtaCGCTGTATTGAATTTTCAGTTGACTATATGTTTACAACAGttgatcaaatatttttaaagatataCACATTATTTTGTATTAAACTATACCGTGATACACGGTCAGCTTTTTTCGAAAATAGAAATTACTTTCTTTGTAAacctataaaattttaaagattaaGTTTTAGAACCGTCATTAAAGCATGAAGTAAAGCAGATCAGAAAAGAAAACCCTAGATATTagatttctatatatatatataaccaaaaagaaagaaaagagaaagcaaTTTACAGTAGGAGGAGGGAAGACGAACGAAACAAAGGCGTTATAAAAGGGAAAGTAAGTTCCTAAAAGAAGAAAACAGCCACTCACACGAAAGCAAAGCAAACCAAATATGGAAAATTGCTACTTATAGTAACTCCCATCTTTTTATGCAATACCCTAATTCTAGCCTCCTCCTTTCCTAAAGAAAACCCATTcctatatatacacaaaatctataaatatatatatatagatgtacAAAGCCTTACTACTTCTTCCTCTGTTTTAGATTTTTACAGAGCAGAACAGATTGAAAGATGGGGAGAGGAAGGATTGAGATTAAGAAGATTGAGAATGTGAACAGTCGTCAAGTCACTTTCTCCAAAAGACGTAACGGGTTGatgaagaaggccaaagagctTTCGATCCTCTGCGACGCGGAGGTTGCTCTCATCATCTTCTCCAGCACCGGCAAGGTTTACGATTTCTCCAGCGgctggtaaaaaaaaagattcttttttttctgtgttCATTTGAGATTAGCAAAGTATGTTACTTTCTAGGTTTTGAGATTGCAAACAGAGCAAAGTACTTGTTCTGTCTTTTGGTTTGAGGACTTATCCTTGTAGAAATCGAGATTGTGTCTCTGTTATGACTCTTAAGATTAGTAGACCATAGAAGAGTCTATTTTGTTTTGAGAAGTCTTATTGTGATTTTGGTGGTTATGGTGAAAGCAACTAGTGGCTTTAGCTAATGAAGTGcatgtgtttttttctttcaaaatgtgTTGAAGTATGGAGCAAACTCTTTCTAGATATGGATGCAATGCTGAAACGGCTGATCATAAACAAAGAGAAGAACAACAGCTTTTACTTTGTTCTTCTTCACATGAAAATGGTGCTGTGGTATGTGTGTATATCTCTATAAGCAGTAAGCAGTGGTCCTCTCTACCACAAGCTTTTGTATCCCTTTTTCTTACGTGGGTTCCGTTGTTGCAGTTTCAAAAAGATGAGTCTACGAAGAGCGAGCTTGAGAGACTACAGCTTGCTATTGAGTATGTATCTCTCTGGTTAAAATTgtgtgtaagtttttttttattgttcatTTTGGTTCATCTTTTGTATTTGTTCATGAGAGCAGGAGACTGAAGGGTAAGGAGCTTGAGGGTATGAGTTTCTCGGATCTTATTTCTCTTGAAAATCAGTTGAATGATAGCTTGCACAGTGTCAAGAATCAAAAGGTGAAGACAATAAAACAAGTTTtactcacaagattgaaatacatctgtgaatCATCTCTTGACTtacaaagttttgttttgatttagaCACAACTCTTGCTTAACCAGGTAGAAAGATCCAGGTTACAGGTAAGAACAAGGCTTACTCAAACTGTTATCATTGATTCTTTACACAATGTTAAAACCTCaccatattttttgtttattttggttGTAATCATTAGGAGAAAAGAGCATTGGAAGAGAACCAACTCTTGCGCAAACAGGTAAATATTTGTTATACCCTTACATTAGCTTACTATGGTCTTCCCTTGTATActacatttaaataaaattttacccCCAGGTAGAGATGTTGGGGAGAGGTTCTTCAGGACCAAAAGGGTTGAGTGAAATACCTCAATTCTCTAGCCCACAAGCAGAGCACGAGAGCTCTTCATCAGATGATGACGATAATGACAATGAGGACCACCATTCTGACACTTCCTTGCAGCTGGGGTAAGTTGCTAACAAAAGCCTTACCTTCTCTGTTTCAAGCTTTTTCTGGTTTGTTGACATCTCTgagaactaaaaaaaataacttgtgGTTTTGTCTTTATTAGGTTGTCATGGTCGGGATATTGTAGAAAGATAAAGAAGCCTAAGATCGAATCTCCCTGCGATAACTCTGGAAGTCAAGTGGCTTCTGGTTGATGGAATCAGTGATTGTTCTCTTAAGTATGGTGTTTAGTAAAGAGGTTTTATTGTGTATTCTCCTTGTTTCTGGCTGTTCTTTTGGTTTTACCTGGTATCAAATTAGAGTTTGCTTTATGTTTTAGGTGAACCATTTACCTTGAAACAAAAAGGGTTACCTTGAATCAAAAAGGGTTTGATTGATCAAATTTCAAATAACATTAGTTTTTAGTTCCCAACACGTACAGCACTACACACCGTACATGTCATAAATttacattttctaaaataaaattgagaTTCCGAACACATCACCATCTCGATTTAAAGATGGGACAGTTAATAAGCAGAACAACAATTCAAAACATCTTAATCCAAGTCTTTGCTTCTGGCTTAAGTAATCACCAATGAAATATATGAAGAAGCCCAATCTGATGTCATATGAAGCCTTTTAGCCCGTCTTGCCTTTCTTTCAAAGCCCACCCCAATATCTCTGGGCTATATTATATATGGGTTGTAATGTGTTTTTATGTTTGTAGGTTCAAGGCGGCGGCTCCTAAACGCCAATTCGgttctatccaaaaatattttcttaaaacccaATATATATGATTCAAATTGGTTTAAACTGTTCTTAATCAGTTAAAGTCAGTTTAAATCGATCTAAATTAGTctaaatatgttaaattaagcaataatattagtataaatttacaaatttgtttaatatccTTTGTTTGTATATCAAATTTGATGATTCACAATAATTCTATAACTAAACTCAAAAACTAAactattttatgtaaatataaaatatgtataaaataaattactaatgTGTTATCGCCTAGGCCCTGAATAATTCGATTAGTCGCTAGTTTCTACGGAGCGTCTAGTTACGTTTAGTTACAACCTGTAGATTTAAGTTTAAATGTGTCATGACCACCGACAAATCGAAGACGTTGCCGACGGCTGGTTTGATGGTGTAGAAACAGTTCTAGACAGGCTGCTCAATCATACAcatgcaataaataaaattatagaaaattctGACCGATATTTTCACCAGAGAGTTTGACAAAGCGGCAAAAAGTACAAGTTGCTTTTATCCTGTCAGTAAGTACAAGTTGTGATCACCAGTTTTTTTCTCTTCATAGACAATACAATTTGTTTACATGAAAGCGGTAGTTCAGGATTTTCAGAAATCTTCTCAGTCACATACTTCTTACGTTCCATATAGATTAAACTTTTGTATTTTTAGTGGCTAATCTCTGTGAAAGTTATTGATAGAGACTGCTTTGACTTATTGAACTACAATTGGACTCGGAGCTATTATTATGACTAGAGTATTTTGTTTTGGCTCGTTTGATTGAATAATTGTTAGTTTGTTTTGTAGTGAATCCAAGATTATACAAACATTTTCGAAAATGAAATGGTAATGACTAGTCGACACAAAATCTGGTAATGAGTCCGAATGTCGAAATATATTTCCTTTATAATGAAGCATAAGTCCCTACCCAAATCGGGAAATCTGCATAAGAAGATAAGCCACGTGTGAAGGAGCTTCATCATTCAATAGAGATCCATCGTCAACATtcaacacacacacacttgTTCTTACGGGCTCCCAAACAAAACTCATATCacatttgaacttttttttatacAGTTAGCCCCAGTTATATTCATTACGACCCTTCCCTCATGTCTCTACCGTCTGATCACGGATTCTAGCTGTAATCAAGGGGGCAGGTTTAATGAACTGGGCCTTTGACTAGTGTACTAAACTGCCTTTCATCATGTAGCTGACAtttcttcttatattttggCACAGTTGGCCTATAAAAGAAAGATTATAATCCATAATAACAGTTTTACAATTCATTGGCCTAGTTTGTTTTAATCTTACGAGGAGGATGGAGATGGTAGATTGAGATTTGCTTAGAGTTCAATCGGTTTTCATTACTCACTATTCAATAGTTGCCTTCAACTAAGTTTTTGGCTTCAATTTCTAAATgtattataagtttataactgtctaattttcaaattaaacaatTTTCCGTTTCTCATAAAGatgtatattttagaaaaatatttcaagaagatacatttttatattttcagtaAAATCAACTAATAATACTTAGttataaacttaaaattttctatttattaaCTTTTTACTAGTTTAGAATCATGAGAAATAAATAACCACAAAAATTAAACATTCAATAttacaatttaatataatttattaacatgtgtaaaaaatctaaaacatgcaTCATTCTGGACAGTCAAGATAAACTATCTAAGCTTCTCTAAACTTCCAGTGTTTCGCATAAAATAAGAAGTGTCAAactttgtgtgtgtttattGTGAATATTAGGCACACCCTTTTATAACGTGTTAATTAAATTGATAATACATAATCAGAGACTAGACTACCCTTCCTTTTTAAAGGCTCGATACAATTCACTAAAGACATCTCTCTCTCATGATTCATGAAGATTGAGTTATTTTTAGTAAAACATGTGATCGTATTCATAGCTAATAAAAGgctacataaatatataaatgtagtCAGTGTCTAATTATTTATTacctaaatattaaatttaaaattcggGCGCCCATATCAGGTTAATTAACATCTCCTGATTATCCTACCCAcatctttgtttgtttcagAAACAAGTATCCGACCCGGTATGACCCGACTCGACCATCCTTTTCTTTCTGCcaacaaaatcataaataatttcGATGCGAAATATTAGAAGGCAAATATCGAGAAGAAAGCGAGTGCTCTTCTCAGCCTCAGCCTCTTGTCACCACTAACTCCGAGAGAGAATGGGTTTGATATCATCAGTGAGAGAGACGAAGAACACTAATAGTAACGGAAGAGGAATGGGTTTCCTCTTAATCTTCTTCCCAGACCACAACGacgtctctccttcttcttcttcttcgtctccgGCGAAGACTCTCTTCCGCTCAAGATCTTCCCGTCTTCTCCTCTCCAAAGCTCAATCTACCATCTCCATCTgcatcctcctcctcttcctcaccTTGTTCCTCTTCACTCTCTCCACCTTCGAACCTTCTTCCTCCGTCTTCCCCGCCGTTTCTCCCCGTTCACACCGTCGTTTTCTCCTCGCTCGCACCGTCCCCGTCGCTAAAACTCGACCTCTCGCCCTACAGAGGATGGGCACTCTGTTTCTGAGAGGAACCAAGTGCATGCACGCTTTGGTCGTCGCTCATGTCGCTTCCGACACGACTGAGGAAGATCTCCGCCTCTTCATGCGCTTGCTTCACCGTTCCGGTGTCACTTCCCGATCCGACGTCGTTTTACTCTTCAACTCCCCTTCTTCCGTTACTAGACTCACCAATATGATAGAGGAAGAGAACGACTCGTTCTTGAAACTCGTCGACGTTCACCGAAACTCAAACTCCTCTAACCAAAACGGCTCCGTTTTGGGATTCAGTCTCACCCGTTTCATGAAGAAGCAATCCAAGAAGGATACGTCTGAGCCTATCTGGGGAAACAAGAGCCACCGAGTCAACGATTCAGCACTGAACGAGACGACCGAGTCGTTGACTCACGGTTCTGTGGTGGGCTTCGACGTGGCCGAGTTGGACCCGGAGAACTCGCTGTCTGGGTTTATTGAGCACGTGCCGATTAGCTTGAGGAGATGGGCGTGTTACCCAATGCTGCTCGGACGAGTCAGACGCAACTTCAAGCACGTGATGCTCGTTGACGCAAAGACCTCACTGTTCGTCGGTGACCCGTTTACCCGGATACGTAACCGGAGCCCCGAGTcaattctcttcttctccaaacACAGTAACAAGAAATTTTCCGACATTAACCCGGCGGTTTTGATCGGTGGAGCGAAGGGTATCAGGAGGTTATCGACCGCAATGCACACGGAGATCGTGAGAGCGGCAATGCAGCAGCAGCAACACAAGAGAAAGAGCTTTGTGTCGGAATCTGTCGTGCTGAGTCAACTCGTTGGGAATGTTCATATGACGAAGAACATTGAAGTCATTGGTCCGAGTGAGTCAATAGTGGAAGCGAGTTCGGTGGCTGAGTTAAGGACAAGAAACTCGGCGGCTGCGTCCATAAAGAGTCATGATATAATACAACGTGGTAATAGTAATCATCTTGATATTATGGCGATTATTATGAAACGTATTTGTTCCTATGAGTTAGATTCTTCTGTCTATAGTTACTGTTAGCATTGTTGTtatttttggaaacaaaaagaggaaaaatatacaaataaaattagggaatattttcgttttttttgtttttatctagTTTTTTGTACACATTTGACATTTGTTGTgttcttagattttttattttactttccaGATTTATTTATGTCCACGTTCTACATTCATTATTGGTTTTTTTGGTCCTCTTCAGAAAATCATAGAAACAGGAAATAAGagtattttgcatttttatattaaaaatgtcGTAGTGCaccatttttatttcttaaattaGGATACTACTATTATGTTACAAAAAAGAATTAGGATATatgttcaataatttttttttgtcgaggATATATTCATACCTTTTGTATGAATATTACGCTCCTATAACAAAACACTTGCGACTTATGAAAGGGTATCACAGATTCacagctgacaaaaaaaaaatgataggtATCACATTGtgattttattaatgtttttcttCCTAGTTATAAAAGACACACTTCGCATGTGTTTATTTGGTCTTTTGAGCTGGTTAAAGTCAATTTGTCCACCACTTCCCTTTATTCAATTATTGAAACTATTGtcttaacaaaataataatgcCTTCACGAGATTCATCGTTGGAATCGGATTCTCTTAATCTTGCCAATTATCATCCAAAGCCTCAAAGTGGACATAAACACAACAAGAAATGCTCATCATCTAATCACTTAATTCGGTTGAAATAAAAAGTGGGGTTATTTCAAGGAGTATCAACTTAACTCTATAGTCTACACACAGTGACTTCATTTATAAGCAAATAATcgcatttatttaaataaatatgcattgcactgtttttttttttggtatcaaACATATACAGACTCAGTTAAGATTTTGCAAACTAAACTGGTAATTTTGCATTTATATGAATGATGAGACAATTGTTTTCTGGCACTTTACGCAAGACTATCCGTTCGTAGTAGATAGATGATTTTTGAGTGGTTAAAACTTCATTTTAGGATTTTGATGTCTTCCATATAAGTAGTAAAGGCAGGTCATTCATCTGGTGCTGAAACTATCTTCATCAATTGAGAGCAATTCGTTGCAAATGTGACATGATACTGATGTAAGTTCTTTAATACATTTCATTGCCCATATGAGCTTTTATCTCATAGTGTAAGGGTGAGAGAGTTGGTCTCTTATTCCTTGCACCCATCAGTCCATCAAAGCTTTATAATGTACTATATTAGCCATGTCCCGAGAAATTATCTTTACCTTTCTATGATCCATCTGTAAAACAT comes from the Brassica napus cultivar Da-Ae chromosome A7, Da-Ae, whole genome shotgun sequence genome and includes:
- the LOC106353236 gene encoding agamous-like MADS-box protein AGL18, encoding MGRGRIEIKKIENVNSRQVTFSKRRNGLMKKAKELSILCDAEVALIIFSSTGKVYDFSSGCMEQTLSRYGCNAETADHKQREEQQLLLCSSSHENGAVFQKDESTKSELERLQLAIERLKGKELEGMSFSDLISLENQLNDSLHSVKNQKTQLLLNQVERSRLQEKRALEENQLLRKQVEMLGRGSSGPKGLSEIPQFSSPQAEHESSSSDDDDNDNEDHHSDTSLQLGLSWSGYCRKIKKPKIESPCDNSGSQVASG
- the LOC106353235 gene encoding uncharacterized protein LOC106353235; the encoded protein is MGLISSVRETKNTNSNGRGMGFLLIFFPDHNDVSPSSSSSSPAKTLFRSRSSRLLLSKAQSTISICILLLFLTLFLFTLSTFEPSSSVFPAVSPRSHRRFLLARTVPVAKTRPLALQRMGTLFLRGTKCMHALVVAHVASDTTEEDLRLFMRLLHRSGVTSRSDVVLLFNSPSSVTRLTNMIEEENDSFLKLVDVHRNSNSSNQNGSVLGFSLTRFMKKQSKKDTSEPIWGNKSHRVNDSALNETTESLTHGSVVGFDVAELDPENSLSGFIEHVPISLRRWACYPMLLGRVRRNFKHVMLVDAKTSLFVGDPFTRIRNRSPESILFFSKHSNKKFSDINPAVLIGGAKGIRRLSTAMHTEIVRAAMQQQQHKRKSFVSESVVLSQLVGNVHMTKNIEVIGPSESIVEASSVAELRTRNSAAASIKSHDIIQRGNSNHLDIMAIIMKRICSYELDSSVYSYC